Proteins found in one Microcella daejeonensis genomic segment:
- a CDS encoding DUF3107 domain-containing protein codes for MDIRIGILNSPRELSFETSQPAAEIEKAVAAALADGTVLSLSDDKGKSYIVPAAAIGYVEIGTESARRVGFVG; via the coding sequence GTGGACATTCGCATCGGCATTCTCAACAGCCCCCGTGAGCTCTCGTTCGAGACCTCGCAGCCCGCAGCCGAGATCGAGAAGGCGGTGGCCGCCGCCCTCGCCGACGGCACCGTGCTCTCGCTGAGCGACGACAAGGGCAAGTCGTACATCGTCCCCGCCGCGGCCATCGGCTACGTCGAGATCGGCACCGAGTCGGCGCGCCGCGTGGGCTTCGTCGGCTAG
- a CDS encoding ABC transporter ATP-binding protein: MIELRDVTRSFPGPPEVQALKAVNLTIRRGDYLSIVGPSGSGKSTMLNILGLLDRPTVGEYRIDGVLTGGLDEDARAGVRAQRIGFVFQSFHLMPRRTVFENVLMPMAYSGVPRTERVDRARRTLERVGLGHRLDFLPTTLSGGERQRVAVARAVVSRPSIVLADEPTGNLDQTTSSEVMSLFDDLRDDGLTLVVITHDPEVARRAERVVRITDGRLEEQR, encoded by the coding sequence GTGATCGAGTTGCGTGACGTCACGCGCTCGTTCCCGGGCCCGCCCGAGGTGCAGGCGCTCAAGGCCGTCAATCTAACGATCCGGCGCGGGGACTACCTCTCGATCGTGGGACCGAGCGGCTCGGGCAAGTCGACGATGCTCAACATCCTCGGTCTGCTCGACCGTCCGACCGTCGGCGAGTACCGCATCGACGGGGTGTTGACGGGCGGTCTCGATGAGGATGCACGGGCGGGGGTCCGCGCGCAGCGCATCGGTTTCGTGTTCCAGTCGTTCCACCTGATGCCGCGCCGCACCGTGTTCGAGAACGTGCTCATGCCGATGGCCTACAGCGGCGTTCCCCGCACGGAGCGCGTCGACCGCGCTCGGCGGACCCTCGAGCGCGTGGGCCTCGGGCACCGGCTGGACTTCCTGCCGACGACGCTCTCCGGCGGCGAGCGGCAGCGGGTCGCGGTCGCCCGCGCCGTCGTCAGCAGACCGTCCATCGTGCTCGCGGACGAGCCGACGGGCAATCTCGACCAGACCACCAGCAGCGAGGTCATGTCGTTGTTCGACGATCTGCGCGACGACGGGCTCACGCTCGTCGTCATCACGCACGATCCCGAGGTCGCGAGACGGGCGGAGAGGGTGGTGCGCATCACCGACGGGCGCCTCGAGGAGCAGCGATGA
- a CDS encoding UrvD/REP family ATP-dependent DNA helicase yields the protein MPPAEPAAVAAGARETAALDASQRAVVGARRGPGAVVLGAPGTGKTRTVIELVAAAILDDGLPPESVLVLTPSRRSATVLRDRLALRLAHGDESAAPVLPGPLARSIASYAHAIVTADARLTGQPDPRLLSGADQDADLAELLAGHALDGTGPRWPDHLGPEVRALGAFRTELRDAIARVSEHGWTTDRLRSEGRAHDQPAWAALADLVDEYRVVLGGARADQVDPAELVRAAIGLVRDPAPGAPAAPRLVVLDDAHDATPSGFELLAALAARGATVIALGDPDVATNTFRGAEPDAVARLGVLLEAGIPTLVLGTAHRQGPALRALTAGLSARIGTAAAGAQRRAVPGRAADPLDADDALVRTEGALLAVAAPSPARERSLVADLLRERHLLDGVPWSAMAVVVRTGAQVPLLARALAAAEVPVRTTAAGRPLREHPAARALIRFVDVGTGRSPLDADAAAELLLSPLGGLDRIGLRRLRRALRGEELAGEGDRGADELLVEALAAPDRLETIDHRTARRAARVARTLARIRTAHEAGATVDELLWTAWDEARLAAEWAQTSAGSGIVAAEADRALDAVVAVFTAATTIVDTVPEATVETFLARVLDSDVADDLLQPVRTEESVLITTPASAAGLEVDVVVVAGLTEGVWPNLRVRGTLLGAPLLSRVARDLPVADLDERRLVLDDELRMFVLAASRARRQLIVTATAGEDEQPSALWEHVSQAAGEPAVGSARRGRPRSLRRLVGQLRRILTDPASNETARAEAAVALRRLADEGVAGAGPDEWWGVLEPSTTAPLFLDDEHVTLSPSKLEAIETSPLDWFLDRIAPEETSAVMGIGTIVHGAMETLDDPDVDAVWAAIEARWAELVFESPWLAEQQRRLARRYAEGVAAYLRDAALEGRARVAAEERFSVLVDRARLSGSVDRIERSDDGGVRIIDLKTGRPVTDAGATGNAQLGAYQLAYADGAFDELLDPIGPHHAEGARLLFVREGVRGKPYREARQPVLDEEGLEAFRLRLRQAVAAVAVAELSGPRTVGRFDFAARRHRLHRVPPITGER from the coding sequence ATGCCCCCCGCCGAGCCCGCCGCCGTCGCCGCGGGCGCTCGCGAGACGGCCGCGCTCGACGCGAGCCAGCGGGCGGTGGTCGGTGCCCGGCGCGGGCCCGGCGCGGTCGTGCTCGGCGCCCCCGGCACGGGCAAGACCCGCACGGTGATCGAGCTCGTCGCGGCCGCCATCCTCGACGACGGGCTGCCTCCCGAGAGCGTGCTCGTGCTGACCCCCTCCCGCCGCAGCGCGACGGTGCTGCGCGACCGCCTTGCCTTGCGCCTCGCGCACGGCGACGAGTCCGCTGCGCCCGTGCTGCCGGGGCCCCTCGCGCGCTCGATCGCCTCGTACGCCCACGCGATCGTCACGGCGGATGCCCGGCTCACCGGCCAGCCCGACCCGCGGCTGCTCTCCGGCGCCGATCAGGACGCCGATCTCGCCGAGCTGCTGGCGGGGCACGCGCTCGACGGCACGGGCCCGCGGTGGCCCGATCACCTCGGGCCGGAGGTGCGGGCGCTCGGCGCGTTCCGCACCGAGCTGCGCGATGCGATCGCCCGGGTGTCGGAGCACGGGTGGACCACCGATCGGCTGCGGTCGGAGGGCCGCGCGCACGACCAGCCCGCGTGGGCGGCCCTCGCCGACCTCGTCGACGAGTACCGCGTCGTGCTCGGCGGCGCCCGGGCCGACCAGGTCGACCCGGCCGAGCTCGTGCGGGCCGCGATCGGGCTCGTGCGCGATCCGGCGCCCGGAGCGCCGGCCGCCCCGCGGCTCGTCGTGCTCGACGACGCGCACGATGCGACGCCGAGCGGCTTCGAGCTGCTGGCCGCGCTCGCCGCGCGCGGGGCGACGGTCATCGCGCTCGGCGACCCCGACGTGGCCACGAACACGTTCCGCGGGGCGGAGCCCGACGCCGTCGCCCGGCTCGGCGTGCTGCTCGAGGCGGGCATCCCGACCCTCGTACTCGGCACGGCGCACCGGCAGGGGCCCGCGCTGCGCGCGCTCACCGCGGGGCTCAGCGCGCGCATCGGCACGGCGGCGGCGGGCGCCCAGCGCCGGGCGGTGCCCGGGCGGGCGGCCGATCCCCTCGACGCCGATGACGCGCTCGTGCGAACGGAGGGCGCGCTGCTCGCCGTCGCCGCTCCGAGCCCCGCGCGCGAGAGATCGCTCGTGGCCGACCTGCTGCGCGAGCGCCACCTGCTCGACGGCGTGCCCTGGTCGGCGATGGCCGTCGTCGTGCGCACCGGGGCCCAGGTGCCGCTGCTCGCCCGGGCGCTCGCCGCGGCCGAGGTGCCCGTGCGCACGACCGCGGCCGGTCGGCCGCTGCGCGAGCATCCCGCCGCCCGCGCCCTCATCCGCTTCGTCGACGTCGGTACGGGGCGCTCACCGCTGGATGCCGATGCCGCGGCCGAGCTGCTGCTCTCGCCGCTCGGCGGCCTCGACCGCATCGGCCTGCGGCGGCTGCGGCGCGCCCTGCGCGGGGAGGAGCTCGCGGGGGAGGGCGACCGCGGCGCCGACGAGCTGCTCGTCGAGGCGCTCGCCGCCCCCGATCGGCTCGAGACGATCGATCACCGAACGGCGCGCCGCGCGGCGCGCGTCGCGCGCACCCTCGCGCGCATCCGTACCGCTCACGAGGCGGGGGCGACCGTCGACGAGCTGCTCTGGACGGCGTGGGACGAGGCCCGGCTCGCGGCGGAGTGGGCGCAGACGTCGGCGGGAAGCGGCATCGTGGCCGCCGAGGCCGACCGCGCTCTCGACGCCGTGGTCGCGGTCTTCACCGCCGCGACGACGATCGTCGACACGGTGCCCGAGGCGACGGTCGAGACCTTCCTCGCCCGCGTGCTCGACAGCGACGTCGCGGACGACCTGCTGCAGCCCGTGCGCACCGAGGAGTCGGTGCTCATCACGACCCCGGCCTCGGCCGCGGGGCTCGAGGTGGACGTCGTCGTGGTGGCCGGTCTCACCGAGGGCGTCTGGCCCAATCTCCGCGTGCGCGGCACCCTCCTCGGCGCTCCGCTGCTGAGCCGGGTCGCCCGCGATCTGCCCGTCGCCGACCTCGACGAGCGGCGGCTCGTGCTCGACGACGAGCTGCGCATGTTCGTGCTCGCGGCCTCGCGGGCGCGCCGCCAGCTGATCGTCACGGCGACGGCGGGCGAGGACGAGCAGCCGAGCGCGCTGTGGGAGCACGTCAGCCAGGCCGCGGGGGAGCCGGCCGTCGGCTCCGCCCGGCGCGGCCGACCCCGCTCGCTGCGCCGGCTCGTCGGCCAGCTGAGGCGCATCCTCACCGACCCCGCCTCGAACGAGACCGCCCGGGCGGAGGCGGCGGTCGCCCTGCGGCGCCTCGCCGACGAGGGCGTCGCCGGGGCGGGGCCCGACGAGTGGTGGGGCGTGCTCGAGCCCTCGACGACGGCGCCGCTGTTCCTCGACGACGAGCACGTGACCCTCTCGCCGTCGAAGCTCGAGGCCATCGAGACCTCGCCGCTCGACTGGTTCCTCGACCGCATCGCGCCGGAGGAGACGAGCGCCGTCATGGGCATCGGCACGATCGTGCACGGGGCGATGGAGACCCTCGACGATCCCGACGTCGACGCGGTCTGGGCGGCCATCGAGGCGCGCTGGGCCGAGCTCGTCTTCGAATCGCCGTGGCTCGCCGAGCAGCAGCGCCGCCTCGCCCGCCGCTACGCCGAGGGCGTCGCCGCCTACCTGCGCGACGCCGCCCTCGAGGGCCGCGCTCGCGTCGCGGCCGAGGAGCGCTTCTCCGTGCTCGTCGACCGGGCCCGGCTGAGCGGCAGCGTCGACCGCATCGAGCGCTCCGACGACGGCGGCGTGCGCATCATCGACCTCAAGACCGGGCGACCGGTGACGGACGCCGGGGCGACGGGCAACGCGCAGCTCGGCGCCTACCAGCTCGCCTATGCCGACGGCGCCTTCGACGAGCTGCTCGACCCGATCGGTCCGCACCACGCGGAGGGTGCCCGACTGCTGTTCGTGCGCGAAGGCGTGCGCGGCAAGCCCTACCGCGAGGCCCGGCAGCCCGTGCTCGACGAGGAGGGGCTCGAGGCGTTCCGGCTGCGGCTGCGGCAGGCGGTGGCCGCGGTGGCGGTGGCGGAGCTCTCCGGCCCGCGCACGGTCGGTCGCTTCGACTTCGCCGCACGACGGCATCGGCTGCACCGCGTGCCGCCGATCACGGGGGAGCGATGA
- a CDS encoding PLDc N-terminal domain-containing protein: protein MEALPVFILAAVCGVIVIAFIVVAVLQVVRSTDISLTARTAWVIGIVVAPLIGAMAWYLLGDRTPQIERELGIRGPRSGG, encoded by the coding sequence ATGGAAGCCCTGCCCGTGTTCATCCTCGCGGCCGTATGCGGCGTGATCGTCATCGCCTTCATCGTCGTGGCGGTGCTGCAGGTCGTGCGCTCGACCGACATCTCGCTGACCGCCAGGACCGCGTGGGTCATCGGCATCGTCGTCGCCCCGCTGATCGGGGCGATGGCCTGGTACCTGCTCGGCGATCGCACGCCGCAGATCGAACGGGAGCTCGGCATCAGAGGGCCGCGCAGCGGCGGGTGA
- a CDS encoding ABC transporter permease gives MRLRRPVGAAWGRRREPEAAPGATVPAADAEELPQASLVASIPRVDRFTAQDLVVEAISDVGSRPGRLVMTLAGTVLGVGALVATLGFAQTAEYQIARQFDAVRSTQVVVSPGSAQTQSGDSVATARLPWDSVERVGRLAGVEAAATISELALDGEEITTVPVNDPSAAAIAAPRLMAADADLLDVIGSSIVTGRMFDSGHASRADRVVVIGERAADRLGLNRIDRQPAVFIGDRPYAVIGIYGESQARGELADAIIMPTATARGDRALVAPDELQIRIAPGAGEQVGEQASLALLPNSPEDLDVSAPSASASLRETVQSDVTVVFLILGGIVLLAGALGIANVTMLTVSERIPEIGLRRALGATRRQIGAQFVIESAVIGLLGGLMGAALAVVSLVGLSVAHGWTPIIDVWVTVGGVLLGSLVGLAAGWLPARRASRIEPVSALRGGA, from the coding sequence ATGAGGCTGCGACGCCCGGTCGGCGCGGCGTGGGGGCGCCGTCGAGAGCCCGAGGCTGCACCGGGTGCGACGGTGCCCGCGGCGGATGCTGAGGAGCTGCCGCAGGCATCGCTCGTCGCGTCGATCCCGCGCGTCGACCGGTTCACGGCGCAGGACCTGGTGGTCGAGGCGATCTCCGACGTCGGCTCGCGGCCGGGTCGGCTCGTCATGACCCTCGCCGGAACAGTGCTCGGCGTCGGCGCCCTGGTCGCGACCCTCGGCTTCGCGCAGACCGCCGAGTACCAGATCGCCCGCCAGTTCGACGCGGTGCGCTCGACGCAGGTCGTCGTGAGCCCGGGGAGTGCGCAGACGCAGTCGGGCGACTCCGTCGCGACGGCGCGCCTCCCGTGGGACTCGGTCGAGCGGGTCGGGCGTCTCGCCGGCGTCGAGGCCGCTGCGACGATCAGCGAGCTGGCGCTCGACGGCGAGGAGATCACGACCGTTCCCGTGAACGACCCGTCCGCCGCGGCCATCGCGGCACCACGGCTCATGGCCGCCGACGCCGACCTGCTCGACGTCATCGGCTCGTCGATCGTGACGGGGCGCATGTTCGACTCCGGTCACGCGAGCCGAGCCGACCGCGTCGTGGTGATCGGTGAGCGGGCCGCCGATCGTCTGGGGCTGAATCGGATCGACCGCCAGCCCGCGGTGTTCATCGGTGATCGGCCGTACGCCGTCATCGGCATCTACGGCGAATCGCAGGCGCGCGGCGAGCTGGCCGACGCCATCATCATGCCGACCGCCACGGCCCGAGGCGACCGCGCGCTGGTGGCCCCCGATGAGCTGCAGATCCGCATCGCGCCGGGGGCGGGTGAGCAGGTCGGCGAGCAGGCGTCGCTCGCGCTCCTGCCCAACAGCCCTGAGGATCTCGACGTCTCGGCCCCCAGCGCGAGTGCGAGCCTGAGGGAGACGGTGCAGTCGGACGTCACCGTCGTGTTCCTGATCCTCGGCGGCATCGTCCTGCTCGCCGGTGCGCTCGGCATCGCCAACGTGACGATGCTGACCGTGTCGGAGCGCATCCCCGAGATCGGTCTCCGCCGCGCCCTGGGAGCCACCCGGCGCCAGATCGGCGCGCAGTTCGTCATCGAATCGGCGGTCATCGGGCTGCTCGGCGGGCTCATGGGTGCCGCTCTCGCCGTCGTGTCCCTCGTCGGCCTGTCGGTCGCGCACGGCTGGACACCGATCATCGACGTCTGGGTGACGGTCGGCGGGGTGCTCCTCGGCTCGCTCGTCGGGCTCGCCGCCGGGTGGCTGCCCGCCCGGCGAGCCTCTCGCATCGAGCCGGTGTCGGCGCTCAGGGGCGGCGCCTAG
- a CDS encoding ATP-dependent DNA helicase has protein sequence MSAGAGIPPRPGRQPRISADAIAEAIGQHRPTEEQRAVIEAPLAPALVVAGAGSGKTETMAARVLWLVANEFVRPDEVLGLTFTRKAAGELAHRIRSRLDALGRSPLMARPEGSPPLVDAFTQPAVSTYNAFASTLYRDHAVLIGRDPEGVVLGEASAWQLARELVTRSSDDRLGALDKPIDRITRAVLGLAHGLAEHVAELDDLRALATEFSGLAELPPGGRGAYADVEKLAAEIGASLPVADLVERFRLLKQRDGLVEFADQVGLALQIVQRHRGVIDGLRERYRVVLLDEYQDTNVAQTRLLSALFGGTPVMAVGDPHQSIYGWRGASASNLDDFARRFAVGAVDDSAGDAPAGSPGAAEPGAARFSLSTSWRNGTRILDVANALVEPLSARSGAGGGAVVARLAAGPTASEHPVELAWLEHVEDEADAVARWFAARLGEGAVGAEPGAVDAEGRPLRPSAALLMRNRSTQPVFLAAMRRHEVPVHVLGIGGLLEEPEIADLVSALSVVADPSSGTELVRLLAGPRWRIGLADLEGLRAIASWLRERDLSQRRFSDEVVARMRDSVAPSEGLSIVDALDFVATAREGHSQLERFSEAGRERLREAGALFARLRTRTALALPDLVTAVEHELQLDIEVVANPARVLREAPREAFLDALDGYLGLAEQATLAGFLGWLREAEWRDNLSPRSEEPEPGTVQVLTVHGSKGLEWDHVVVPRFVADELPSKPLGGTTGWLSLGVLPYPLRGDAEELPHFDWRGAETRKELLERRDDFTAAVGAHLEKEERRLAYVAVTRARHRLLLTGSFWSRQTKPRGPSPFLVPLLERGILSPAPPEAPESETNPLVVDEGDEAWWPGDPFGSDPTTSRRVRVMRGADRVRAADASRGSVWDDDITLLLAERAARESRAGRVRIPARVPASAVKDFVTEPEATAERLRRPLPQRPYRATRLGTIFHRWVEQTSGLAATSDAIDGITLDLDALEEGAGEAVEREQLEQLQTTFAASPWGTRTPLDVERELHLVMEGRILVCKIDAVYAVDGAPDRVEIVDWKTGRAPRDADDRRAKELQLALYRLAYARWRGMPLDDVDAVFYFVADDEVLRPTALPDESELRRLWRESIGPAAPSPGVARSATAASG, from the coding sequence ATGAGCGCCGGGGCGGGCATCCCGCCGCGCCCGGGGCGGCAGCCGCGCATCAGCGCCGACGCGATCGCCGAGGCGATCGGCCAGCACCGGCCGACGGAGGAGCAGCGCGCCGTGATCGAGGCGCCGCTCGCCCCCGCGCTCGTCGTCGCCGGTGCCGGCTCGGGCAAGACCGAGACGATGGCGGCGCGCGTGCTCTGGCTCGTCGCGAACGAGTTCGTGCGGCCCGACGAGGTGCTCGGGCTCACCTTCACCCGCAAGGCCGCCGGCGAGCTCGCCCATCGGATCCGCTCGCGCCTGGACGCGCTCGGGCGCAGCCCGCTGATGGCGCGGCCCGAGGGCTCCCCGCCGCTCGTCGACGCCTTCACCCAGCCGGCCGTCAGCACGTACAACGCCTTCGCCTCGACCCTCTACCGCGACCACGCCGTGCTCATCGGGCGCGACCCCGAGGGCGTCGTGCTCGGCGAGGCGAGCGCGTGGCAGCTGGCCCGCGAGCTCGTCACGCGCAGCAGCGACGATCGGCTCGGGGCGCTCGACAAGCCCATCGACCGCATCACCCGCGCCGTGCTCGGCCTCGCCCACGGTCTCGCCGAGCACGTCGCCGAACTCGACGATCTGCGCGCGCTCGCGACCGAGTTCTCGGGTCTCGCCGAGCTGCCGCCCGGCGGGCGCGGTGCGTACGCCGACGTCGAGAAGCTCGCCGCCGAGATCGGCGCGAGCCTGCCGGTCGCCGATCTGGTCGAGCGGTTCCGGCTGCTCAAGCAGCGCGACGGGCTCGTGGAGTTCGCCGACCAGGTCGGCCTCGCGCTGCAGATCGTGCAGCGCCACCGCGGGGTGATCGACGGTCTGCGCGAGCGCTACCGGGTGGTGCTGCTCGACGAGTACCAGGACACGAACGTCGCCCAGACGCGACTGCTCTCCGCCCTGTTCGGCGGCACGCCCGTGATGGCCGTGGGCGACCCGCACCAGTCCATCTACGGCTGGCGAGGGGCGAGCGCCTCGAACCTCGACGACTTCGCACGGAGGTTCGCCGTCGGTGCCGTCGACGACAGCGCGGGGGATGCCCCCGCCGGCTCGCCCGGCGCCGCTGAACCCGGCGCCGCGCGCTTCTCCCTCAGCACCTCGTGGCGCAACGGCACGCGCATCCTCGACGTGGCGAACGCGCTCGTCGAGCCGCTCAGCGCGCGCTCGGGTGCGGGCGGCGGGGCCGTGGTCGCGCGGCTCGCGGCAGGCCCGACCGCGAGCGAGCATCCCGTCGAGCTGGCCTGGCTCGAGCACGTCGAGGACGAGGCCGACGCGGTCGCCCGCTGGTTCGCGGCCCGGCTCGGCGAGGGCGCCGTCGGCGCGGAACCCGGGGCCGTCGACGCCGAGGGCCGCCCGCTGCGGCCGAGTGCGGCGCTGCTCATGCGCAACCGCTCGACGCAGCCGGTGTTCCTCGCGGCAATGCGCCGGCACGAGGTGCCCGTGCACGTGCTCGGCATCGGCGGCCTGCTCGAGGAGCCCGAGATCGCCGACCTCGTCAGCGCGCTCTCCGTCGTCGCCGACCCCTCCTCGGGCACCGAGCTCGTACGCCTGCTCGCCGGGCCGCGCTGGCGCATCGGTCTCGCCGACCTGGAGGGGCTGCGCGCGATCGCCTCCTGGCTGCGCGAGCGCGACCTCTCGCAGCGACGGTTCTCCGACGAGGTCGTCGCCCGCATGCGCGACTCCGTCGCCCCCTCGGAGGGGCTCTCGATCGTCGACGCGCTCGACTTCGTCGCCACCGCGCGCGAGGGGCACAGCCAGCTCGAGCGATTCAGCGAGGCCGGCCGGGAGAGGCTGCGCGAGGCCGGAGCCCTCTTCGCCCGGCTGCGCACCCGCACGGCGCTCGCGCTGCCCGACCTCGTCACCGCGGTCGAGCACGAGCTGCAGCTCGACATCGAGGTCGTCGCCAACCCCGCCCGGGTTCTGCGCGAGGCTCCGCGCGAGGCCTTCCTCGACGCGCTCGACGGCTACCTCGGGCTCGCCGAGCAGGCGACGCTGGCCGGGTTCCTCGGCTGGCTGCGCGAGGCCGAGTGGCGCGACAACCTCTCGCCGCGCAGCGAGGAGCCCGAGCCCGGCACCGTGCAGGTGCTCACCGTGCACGGCTCGAAAGGGCTCGAGTGGGATCACGTCGTCGTGCCGCGCTTCGTCGCCGACGAGCTGCCCTCGAAGCCGCTCGGCGGCACCACCGGCTGGCTGAGCCTGGGGGTGCTGCCCTACCCGCTGCGGGGCGACGCCGAAGAGCTGCCGCACTTCGACTGGCGCGGCGCCGAGACGCGCAAGGAGCTGCTGGAACGGCGCGACGACTTCACGGCCGCGGTCGGGGCGCACCTCGAGAAGGAGGAGCGACGGCTCGCCTACGTCGCCGTGACGCGCGCTCGGCACCGGCTGCTGCTGACGGGATCGTTCTGGTCACGGCAGACCAAGCCGCGAGGGCCGAGCCCGTTCCTCGTGCCGCTGCTCGAGCGGGGCATCCTGTCGCCGGCGCCCCCCGAGGCGCCCGAGAGCGAGACGAACCCGCTCGTCGTCGACGAGGGCGACGAGGCGTGGTGGCCGGGCGACCCCTTCGGCTCCGATCCGACGACGAGCCGTCGGGTGCGGGTGATGCGCGGTGCCGATCGCGTTCGCGCGGCCGATGCGAGCCGGGGCAGCGTCTGGGACGACGACATCACCCTGCTGCTCGCCGAGCGCGCCGCGCGCGAGAGTCGAGCGGGGCGCGTGCGCATCCCGGCCCGGGTGCCCGCCTCGGCCGTGAAGGACTTCGTGACCGAGCCCGAGGCGACCGCGGAGCGGCTGCGTCGACCCCTGCCGCAGCGGCCCTACCGGGCCACGCGGCTCGGAACGATCTTCCACCGCTGGGTCGAGCAGACCTCCGGGCTCGCCGCCACCTCCGACGCGATCGACGGGATCACCCTCGACCTCGACGCGCTCGAGGAGGGCGCCGGCGAGGCGGTCGAGCGCGAGCAGCTCGAGCAGCTGCAGACGACCTTCGCCGCCTCGCCCTGGGGAACCCGTACGCCGCTCGACGTCGAGCGCGAGCTGCATCTCGTCATGGAGGGCCGCATCCTCGTCTGCAAGATCGACGCGGTGTACGCGGTGGACGGCGCGCCCGACCGCGTCGAGATCGTCGACTGGAAGACGGGGCGGGCGCCCCGCGACGCCGACGACCGGCGCGCGAAGGAGCTGCAGCTCGCCCTCTACCGCCTCGCCTACGCGCGATGGCGCGGCATGCCGCTCGACGACGTCGACGCGGTCTTCTACTTCGTCGCGGACGACGAGGTGCTGCGGCCGACGGCGCTGCCCGACGAGTCGGAGCTGCGTCGGCTGTGGCGCGAGTCGATCGGGCCCGCCGCACCGAGCCCGGGGGTCGCCCGCTCCGCGACGGCGGCATCCGGCTGA
- a CDS encoding efflux RND transporter periplasmic adaptor subunit, giving the protein MATAAVSGWKRVLGANRAVWVTAAIAVVALIAGLLVGRFVVSPADASAASEAPDPGLVTVPVELGVLSNDLTLRGDVGFADSVEVTIDAASFGGAPVVTGAVPEVDASLEPLSVALAVAGRPVIVLPGELPAYRTLEFGMRGPDVVQFKEAMAAVGIGAGDPASDLFDATAANAVAALYERVGYAAPAGAEGAGEVLRAAQDAVRGAQQQLEAARADLARASGGPSAVDIRQADNAVSSAHRAVEAALAGKPLPPEDTAAALAQWNAGVGDARDQLALAQLQREQLGASVDTSAERAAVASAQQFVADAQGELNRAQEASLPQLPSGEVLYLTDLPRRVDAVNVARGQVLQGAALVVSGAALTISGGVAATDAELLTVGDRAQFDLPDGTVHEATITELAAAENPTERWSIVLEPDPLTSEQSMQLQGSNVRVMIAVGATAGEVLHVPIAALTAGSGGEARIEVVDGDPRDGERAETRLVVVETGLAAGGQVEVVPVDDEVDEGDLVVVGR; this is encoded by the coding sequence GTGGCGACCGCTGCTGTCAGCGGCTGGAAGCGGGTTCTCGGCGCGAACCGCGCCGTGTGGGTGACAGCAGCTATCGCGGTCGTCGCCCTCATCGCGGGGTTGCTCGTGGGGCGGTTCGTCGTATCGCCCGCTGACGCGTCGGCGGCCTCCGAGGCCCCGGACCCCGGGCTGGTCACGGTGCCCGTCGAGCTCGGCGTGCTGTCCAACGACCTCACTCTCCGCGGTGACGTCGGTTTCGCGGACTCCGTCGAGGTCACGATCGATGCGGCGTCGTTCGGCGGCGCCCCCGTCGTCACCGGCGCCGTTCCCGAGGTCGACGCGTCTCTCGAACCGCTGTCGGTCGCGCTCGCCGTCGCCGGCCGCCCGGTCATCGTGCTTCCGGGCGAGCTGCCCGCCTACCGCACCCTCGAATTCGGGATGCGCGGCCCCGACGTCGTCCAGTTCAAGGAGGCGATGGCGGCCGTCGGCATCGGCGCAGGCGACCCTGCATCCGACCTCTTCGACGCCACCGCGGCGAACGCCGTCGCCGCGCTGTACGAGCGCGTCGGCTACGCCGCCCCCGCCGGCGCGGAGGGTGCGGGGGAGGTGTTGCGCGCGGCGCAGGATGCGGTGCGCGGCGCGCAGCAGCAGCTCGAGGCGGCGCGCGCCGACCTCGCGCGGGCATCCGGGGGGCCATCGGCTGTCGACATCCGTCAGGCCGACAACGCCGTATCGAGTGCGCATCGCGCCGTCGAGGCGGCGCTGGCGGGGAAGCCGCTTCCGCCGGAGGACACCGCCGCGGCCCTCGCCCAGTGGAACGCCGGCGTCGGCGATGCGCGTGATCAACTCGCGCTCGCGCAGCTGCAGCGCGAACAGCTCGGCGCTTCCGTGGACACGAGCGCCGAGCGTGCGGCTGTCGCGTCGGCGCAGCAGTTCGTGGCCGACGCGCAGGGCGAGCTGAACCGTGCGCAGGAGGCGTCGTTGCCGCAGCTGCCCTCGGGAGAGGTGCTGTACCTCACCGACCTGCCGCGCCGCGTCGACGCCGTCAACGTGGCACGAGGGCAGGTGCTGCAGGGAGCCGCGCTCGTCGTCTCGGGCGCTGCGCTCACCATCTCGGGCGGAGTCGCGGCGACGGACGCTGAACTCCTGACGGTCGGCGACCGTGCCCAGTTCGATCTGCCGGACGGCACCGTTCACGAGGCGACCATCACCGAACTCGCGGCAGCGGAGAATCCGACCGAGCGCTGGTCGATCGTGCTCGAGCCCGATCCGCTGACGAGCGAGCAGTCGATGCAGCTGCAGGGCTCGAACGTGCGCGTGATGATCGCGGTCGGAGCGACCGCGGGCGAGGTTCTGCACGTTCCGATCGCGGCGTTGACGGCGGGGTCGGGCGGGGAGGCGCGCATCGAGGTCGTCGACGGCGACCCCCGCGACGGCGAGCGTGCGGAGACGAGGCTGGTCGTGGTCGAGACGGGGCTCGCGGCGGGCGGCCAGGTCGAGGTGGTGCCGGTCGACGATGAGGTCGATGAGGGAGACCTGGTGGTGGTGGGGCGGTGA